One genomic segment of Styela clava chromosome 3, kaStyClav1.hap1.2, whole genome shotgun sequence includes these proteins:
- the LOC120341769 gene encoding uncharacterized protein LOC120341769, with amino-acid sequence MGVFIAIILMSAASIANAGQYETAYADGYDLTLYGDAENTAWCKAQQLCEEKGSDGLAILDSSNLNVAAESIIPSGGRAWIGGNDLTTEGWFRWTNGNSVNSGYNKWMSGEPNDGFGTEDCMEAIGFNWNDRTCTDSNMFICQLATSRQTSAHYAVFEYSDAFSQYNSKANYWEAQRECENKGMRLARVDSIEEFEVIQKKFARNRNGKYWIASKYDKCVYMSHNEFDVSDCTKTSLPYVCEVVTPWAVSLSDESPKLREGEDLQIECTAKGFPLPDVAWYRDGDRITMETDQRVHQAVVAGGSTLVIKKADLADAGQYRCYATNAAINFENKVFALLGLKVYATGKEMPVEGPHLSDLGKFQICSTDFVYLDNADEEARSNNKGH; translated from the exons ATGGGAGTTTTCATCGCAATAATTCTGATGTCCGCAGCATCTATTGCAAATGCAG GTCAATACGAAACTGCTTATGCTGATGGTTACGACCTAACACTGTATGGTGACGCCGAAAACACGGCTTGGTGCAAAGCTCAACAACTTTGTGAAGAAAAAGGTAGCGATGGTCTAGCAATATTGGACAGTTCTAATCTCAATGTGGCAGCAGAATCCATCATTCCGTCAGGCGG TCGAGCTTGGATTGGAGGAAATGATTTAACTACAGAAGGTTGGTTTAGATGGACAAATGGAAACAGTGTCAACAGTGGCTATAACAAGtg GATGTCAGGTGAACCAAATGACGGATTTGGAACGGAAGACTGTATGGAAGCAATAGGCTTTAACTGGAACGATAGAACTTGTACAGATTCGAATATGTTCATTTGTCAATTgg CTACCAGCAGACAGACTTCGGCTCACTACGCAGTATTTGAGTACAGTGACGCCTTTTCTCAGTACAACTCAAAAGCAAACTATTGGGAGGCTCAAAGAGAATGTGAAAACAAAGGAATGAGACTTGCTCGTGTAGATAGCATAGAGGAGTTTGaagttattcaaaaaaaatttgcgag GAACCGGAATGGTAAATATTGGATAGCTTCGAAATATGATAAATGCGTTTACATGAGTCACAATGAATTCGATGTATCTGATTGTACAAAAACTTCACTTCCTTATGTATGCGAAGTAG TTACTCCATGGGCGGTATCGTTATCTGATGAATCTCCAAAACTTCGAGAAGGGGAAGACCTCCAGATTGAGTGCACAGCTAAAGGATTCCCACTTCCTGACGTAGCCTGGTACAGGGACGGTGATAGAATTACTATGGAAACCGACCAGCGTGTCCATCAGGCTGTTGTTGCCGGAGGTTCTACTCTCGTGATCAAGAAGGCTGATTTAGCTGATGCAGGACAGTACAGGTGTTACGCTACCAACGCCGCAATAAACTTTGAAAATAAAGTATTTGCTTTGTTGGGGCTGAAAG tGTATGCCACTGGAAAAGAAATGCCAGTAGAAGGCCCAC ATCTTTCTGATcttggaaaatttcaaatttgttctaCGGATTTTGTTTATTTGGATAATGCTGATGAAGAGGCGCGATCCAATAACAAAGGCCACTAA